Below is a genomic region from Syngnathus acus chromosome 20, fSynAcu1.2, whole genome shotgun sequence.
aCTCACTAACTCATCAGTGGACTGTAGCTGAGGAGTAATACTGTGGTCAGGCTGCGATCATAATTCACtgcttttaaatgacaaactgAAGAGTTGTTATGATTTCCTTGTGAACAAAACACCCAAACAAAACAcctacatgtttatttttccaagtCATGCAAAGTCCCTCATCAATGAATGATGCCGCAGATggcaacaaacaaaatcacgGGGGGCAGTTGCATTCCACAAATCACACAAAATATTACCTATAATATTTAGGAAACTCACCCCAGAGCAGACCAATGACTAAAGGAAAGATAACATTTTGTAGACATGGGTTCAGCATTCTGGTTAGTCAAACTGAGGAAGACCTGAAGTGAAGCGCAAAAACCCCACTGAGCCACTTCTCTCAGAAGTATCTTCTACCACAGCTTGATAGAAATTGTACTTGCATAATGTGTGTGAAGTAAGCAAGCTGCACAGCGTAAAAGAGAGGACTAAGTATCAACACCGCTAAGACAACTCAATTAGAAAAAGTCTTTCCATTTTCTGCCTTGGAGCTGTTGCTAGGATTGTTGCTGCAATTAGTGCACATACGTTTTGTTGTCCTATTTTCAAAACTTTACATATTTCAATGGTCATGGTAACATTAATTTAATATACACTTGAGTAGAAATTTTAAAACAGTGTGGTATATTCCCTTATGCAGCAATAATATATTCTCTCTATCAGGAGCCACTTGATTAATGTCATactaaaatatattcaaattCAAAGAGCGCTGGAAAAATGCCCCTCATGAAatatatgaaaagaaaaaaataataaaataaataaataactaaaataaaatagttattTCAATGCGCTATTGTTAGGTAACACAATGTATTTCCCAAATcaagaaaaacagcaaacTCATGAATAatcaatctaaaaaaaatttgctgATCTGATCATTAAtttcctgtattttttttctccacctcAAACCGAATGCAGTCACTGCAGAAATCACTCTAAGATTCCTCTCACACATGCAGCCTGCGACAGCACACCGTCAGGTCTATCTGCAAACCTCAATGCAGGCAGTCCTGCTACATATTTCACACCGGATGGATACTCTTACAAAAATCAAACCctgaaaaacttttttttttcaatttgtgtgtgcgttgaTGGACCTACCTGAGACAGAGTAGCAGGCTCATGCACAAGACTGCTCTGTTTCCAAGAGCAGCATCATCCTAACAGTTCTGCCTGGCTTCTGCAGCCACTGATTGGATGGCTAGTGAAATGGGTGTAAGAAAGGCGACCAATACTCGGCTTCCATTGATGAACACAAGGAAAAGCCGATTCCATTTTGtgctcacacatacacacacacgcacaactcCTCAGAGGAACCACCTGCCTCATTTGCACCACTTAAGAAAACATGATTTAATGACATTGGTGTTACAAAAGCTAATCAGCGGAAAAATTAGACTGCGGggtattttgaaattttgaagGATTTTACATCTATAAATATACAGTGAACTTTATAAGATGttagaaaattgtttttgaggCAAGCATTACCCACGATTCCTAAAAGTGAATCATTAGTTAAgtgtatttgttaaaaaaaagaagcagaatggttgtcaaatatatattttttattgaataattaatatgtactataaaataaataacaaataacgACATAACCACAAATCTGCTAGTCAGGGCTCCATCAACAACAGCTAATAAGAAGCCCTATGTTTCGTTATTTCTATTCCTGAAAGTAATCATACAGACATGAACCCAAAGTCCCAGCTCTTTCAGGTTTTTGTAGTGCAAGAAATTGCACTTAGATAACTCTACCCTTGATACTAgaattacaattgaaatgCCACCTCCAGCTCTCCCCCACCCTTCTCTGTTTCTCATTacgcaacaaaaacacacaaaaagaacgGGAAAGCAACCAGGGACAAGGCCTTTgcagaagaaagagaaaaacgGAGTGTTCTAATTCACACATCAGAGTTTAGAAATCTGAatgtgtttagtttttttttttattagcagAATAATAAAACTGTGCATTTAATGCTGGACTATTCATTCATTAGGTAGAATTTCAGTCGTGATTGCTCACAAACTCTTTTTAAACTTGCTCTTTGTTTCCTGACTTGTGGATGAATGTCGGCCTATGCAGACCGAAATGATTCCAGTTTGTGTTATCATCTCTACTCATACATTTGTAGATTTTTGCGACTTGAGGTTggaatattttgcttttgtatcCTTCGGGGTGGTACGAGAggatctccccgttgtttttcGTTCCGATATAATCGACTTCTTCCTCATCGTCACTGCATCCCACCGTCACCAGTTCCGCTTGGAAATCCGTATCGTCCTCATCCGAAGCGTTTTCGTAGCCCATAAAAATCATAGTGATGGGTGTTGAGTCCAGCTCCCCTGTTTGGTTGTTGAAAAGATTTGTCGAAGCAAAACTCTCTGCTTTGATAACCGGTTTTGTTTTGCCTAGCAAAGAATCAACTTTATGGCCAGGCACCAAAGTCCTACTTTTATCTGTGCTAACAAGCTGTAAAGGCATTGGCTTCTCTTCCGACCTGACTTTGACTGTGACAACAGGTTCCTGTTTTGGACTGTTCACAGGTTTTTTGTTATCTTGTGCAGTTTTCGCACAAATCCGTGGACTCAAAGTTTCAGATCGGCTTTGAATGCGATCATCAGACACAATCATTTCTTCTTCATTTAAGGATTGGGTTGGGGTATTTCGTTCTACTTGTTCTTGAGTAAGCTGGGTGGATGATATGGAAGGCATTTGGCCTTTTGGTAGCACTTGTGCTTTATTTGGAGGCTTCGATCCGGAGTAAGCAACTGAATAGACGGGTTGATGATAAAGCAGATCACGAGCTACATTCTCATCTGTGGCCTGTCGTAGAAGCTCATCTACCTGTTTGGATGTCATTTCATCATCTACATCAGGGTTTAAAGCATATATCGATTTGCGTCCATCCTCGTACACCTTTAAACCTCTCTCCTGCATCTTTTCAGGGCTAATGGTTGCTGTGGAGACCACTTGACTTGTTCCTGTTCTCTTATCATGCTCCACATTGATCTCCATTGCAAATGTTGCTGAAAAGCACAAAATGAGGGTCTtagatgttttgtttaaacTACCAATACACTGGTggccttgagatacaagtgacATGATTTAGAAATCTCTGCATGTTTAATGTCTGTGACCGTATTTGATTCTTTACCACTTTTTTGACTCAGACTTTTTGCTGGTGTCCTCGGGGAAAGTAATGGAATTTCTGGGGGGCATAATGAAGAATGGTGGGTCGtatctgagaaaaaaataaaattagcaaCTGAAAAGAATAAATGATTTAAGAGAAGGCATTtattgaatatattttaagtGCAAGGCCGCATTGTAAAGAAAACTACAATTGGTAAAAATCAGGAATGTCAGATTTAGTTGGTTTagttgatttgtttatttgtttatttttagttgcAAGTACCATTGAGTCTGGATTTATTTTAACGATTGTAAAGATATTTTAAAGACATTTACTTAGGTTTAAGGTTTACACACGCGCATATGCAAAAATCCCCCAGCAGTcatgatgaaataaatgttcagGCAATATTAAAACACCATATGCAATAAATCCAAATCATGCTGTTAGTCATTTTAGACATTATGAATGACTCAAGAACAATTATCTAACAATTAATGAGAAGCTCATTGACATAGATTTTATAAAAGATTTTATAAATCCTCACACTTGCTATGTTATCTACAAACAAACCAATCgcatcacacagacacacttttCACCTTGGTGTCTTATTTACCTGTGTGGAAGTCCGCACTTAACTCCTACATTTGAAGACAGAGTACTTGAATATCAAAATAATGAGGGAAGTAAGCAGTCCCACATCACAGGAGAAACAATagtcaattaaaaatattttttgtgctAAGCAAGATCAACGTCAGTTATTTGCACTCTCTTGGAATCCAGACATACAACAACCGAAAAGTAAATCATGCATATATTAAACTATGCTCACTACACACCCATCATGTAAGTAAATGATTTAAGTAGATCAGAAagagaaaatgcaaaactaggtcaaaaagtacacaaacaaacaaaatggttgTTAACACTATTTGCCATGGCGTCCCGCAGGGGTCAATGCTTGAACCACACTCTGTTGAGTTACACTCTGATACAGATGACACAACTTTCTTTATCAAGTCAATTTCAGGCGTGCCATAAAGAGATCTAGATGCCAGACAAGTAATTGCTTCTGAAGTCAGGTAAAATTCTACTTATATTCCTTGGCTCGTTAGACCTTAGAGGTAAGGTAATTTGCATTTCACAAACGAGAAGTGTCAAGGAAAGCATTTTCTCACTTGCGCAACATAAATAATTCAGATTTCTTGCAGCTATttgatacagaaaaaaaaaaccaagagcatgattttgtgataTATTGTGTAATTCATAAAGTAAAAAACAGGCAAACTTTGTAATCCTTAAAGAGCACAACTACTTTTTTCAGCTTTAGGTTACCTCATTGATCGTCCCAACTGAAGGATACCAACatatgagatttttttggggtaatCAATgatggtattttttttcttactgtaATTTACTACTTTGAAATCCAATGTTTCCTGTCACAGTATTCCGATGAGTGTCAGATATGATGAATCATTTAATTATAATGGTTGTTATGATTGTTattgccaaaacaaaaatatagttCATAACATTCTGTTATCAGCAGCAAAACAAGCAAGCAATCAATAACACAAACtcattattttgttctttcagCCTACCTTGATAATGTCCTCGGGTGTCCTCTCCACTTCTTTTAATCGCTTCAGAACAAATTCCTCATTGGCAGAAATGTTGAGCTCCTCTGTTTCTAAGGCATCAATCTCTTTTTCTATCCtaatgaacaaaacaataatggTTTTAGTAACATCCCACAAGACAAATATTTCatgtaaatgatttttttttcctctttcactGTCTCTTACCAAACTCCCCAATTTTGTCTGGAGATGCACCGAACGCAAACACGGATTCAAAACAGTGTGACAAAGATTTCTTAAAGTTCTGTAGCCATATGCAGTATTTTCTGGATTGAAAAACCAAGCTTGTCTGATCTGGGCCACATCTCACGGGGCTGGGTGGGTGTGGGGCAAAGGCTAGGCAGGGAAGAAACTGCTTATTAGTCTTTTTGGTCTAGATTGAAATTTCTTGGTTTAGGGGGGGTAGAACAGGGAATGTTCAGGATGATAACATTATGTACTCTTCACCTGGTAACAGCCACATAACATCtgaaagaaattattttttgtcccATCAGAACCTGAAGTCCTGAGTCTGCTTGTCTTCAGAAATCTGTTCTTTGGCTTTCATTTTTAGACGCTTCCTTCTGGGAAAACAGCCATGATGTAgtacatgattttttttcaccctacatatttttgtttgctgattAAATCCCACTGCAGAGAGCAGATCTTGCTAAGCAGGAGGCAGCTTTATcaccttctctttttttgtggcaTCCCAGACCTTTACTAGCTTGCTCACTTCAGCATACATGGGGGGATTTTGGTCGTATCTGGCTGGAAAGGTTTTCATCACAGCCAGATCATCTGTGCAATTGGCAGTGTATctcatcagttttttttttttggatcttCTGGTGTATTCATAAAAAACAAGCACCACAATACTCCAGATGGCAGAAAGGTAAGTGACTGTCTAAATGAACAAGcaatgagaaaaatgtgtgGTGTGTTTGGGAAAGAGCTATTTAAAGGAGTAGTGCGGTTACTTTTCAATGTTGCTTTGCAGCTCATTGCTTTGTTGCTGTTCATCCTGAACCTGAAGCCTCATtgcctcctgctcctcctcagaTTGTTGACTTAAACCATCCATCAACCATTGCTCCCTCAGAGACTTTTTCTGTTAATACAATGAAGAAAGATTCTTACACTTggagtaaattaaaaaaaaaatgaaggaaaatattcaaaataaacccTGTTTAAAATTTGTCACCTTTATGTATTGGAGTTGGAGTTTTTCTTCCTCTATCTCTCTTCTTTTCTTGGCAATATTTTCCTGGATCCTCCTTTTGTCCTGTTGAGGAAAGTGAAACCAAATGTTTACACCTGTTGTGTTCTTGTCAGGTCAAAGTCTTCAACCTTGAGGTGACAGCTGAAAACTGACTGCCATAAATAACCCCAAAAATGATCTACCTTTTGTGTGAGCGTACAACTTTGAATTTTCTAAACTGTTAATGCGATTAAAATAAGGCATGTTTGTTTCAATGATGCAAAGGATATTCTAGCCTGAAATTAGCTCCCGGACTCAGGATCGGCGTGGCGCTACGTGCCAGGGAAAGGAGATCTCTTTAATTTCATCTCCTCGTATTTATAGACCTGTCTGACATTGACTGTGTTAAAGATACCGTTGTCTGTAACCACTGACGACTAAACCACCAAAATCCTCTCATAGTCTTTGAGCAAGACGTTGAGTTTTACTTCACAATCTATGATTTAATAATATTTCTGGAATCATTTCACAATTATTGCTAAATTAATGTATTTTGAGATATGCGACAATTGTCAGTATtgacaaaacaatttgataTTAAAGTTTCGTACAAGTGCAAATATAATTCCGAGGctaaataaatactgtacatatattCCCTTTCCTTCTTCCCTACCAGGAAAATGTTCTGCATGTCCATGACACCACCTTTCCGAAGGTACAcctacatgtttatttttagtcctTATTTTCTGGCTGCGTCATGAATCCTCGCTGTGTTATTAATCATATAGCTGATACACGAGGATAAGTACCAAGCAAAACAGAATAACAGACAGCAAatatatttgtagtttttaccGTAATAGCTTGAAGACGTTCCTTTAGCAGGTTTGTTTCTTCCATGATGGGCTTCAAGACAATGATTTATCTGAAAGAGAATTTAAAATTATGAGTGAATTATTTGCTGTAATTTGGACACTaatctgtccgtccatccatccatccacactTTTGGAGTATTTTAAAACAGGAGTCTTTTAATGTCATCGTTTTACTATCTACTGTTCATCAATAGGTAAAGCTAAGCTGCTGAAAAATGAACGAGAATTGTATTTGTTGTTGCACGTAAAGGTCATGCCGCCGTTTGCTTGTCCACCTGTTGGCACCACGGCAGTTTGATCCAACGGGGCTAAAAATACTAAGGCTGCTTGGCTAGCAGTGAGACGACACAGTGAGACAATGTCAGCGGCTTACAACATATTGGtcataaaaaacataaatcgCCTATCCAACACGTTGACTAATTGTTTGTTCTGTAAATGTGATGCAAACCAATTAAGTGCACCGATTCATTACATGTAATCTGTGAAGAAAGTTTGAGTAAAGCTTAGGTATTTTTATCTCCGGTTGAACTGTCCGTGATCTTAGGCTGTCTCCGATACGTGTGACGTGACCCCAATACCTCCCTGTCTGCCTTCCCATTCAGCCAAGGTCCTCCTTATTTGTAATCCCCGCCGTCCCTTCCTTAATCTGATCTGTGATGGATTAACTGCTCACACATTAGCTCAACAGCACAGGTCTTGaccaacatgtttttttcttgagttCTCTGTCGCGTCCTCCTCCAGTCAAAACATGTATATTTGATATCAGTGCATGTATGAAAGTGTagaaaattgatttatttctcATGCACGTCACATTCACTATGGATCTCAGTGAATGTGTGTTTACAGGCAGACATAACTTTCTCTTTTGTATTTGGGAGAATTTACAGATACGAAAGTTGATCATGTCAAGAGACAATTAAGGTAACAATGATTtaattgaatataaaaaagagCCTTTTGCTTATCTATAATCAAATAATATTACTTCCCTCACATTTATAGCCCAATCATCCATTttagccatccatccattttctgttccgTACAAGCACAAAATATTCACTCAGAGGATTTTGCAGCCCGAAAACTAggattttttacatttaattttttattttttttatttaattccaGAATATTGTTGATATAGGGACACATCAGTTGCTGCCTATATGTGAATGTGTGGGTGTATGTGTGGGTGTATGTGGGTGTGCACGCGTGCTTGTGTTTGTTCACAGGGTGATTCAAATTAGTTAGTTGGAGTTAAAACTGAGCTGCCACAAACCATGATTTaagtaaatgaaaatattagaGACTCAAAATACCCTCAGGCTTCAATCCACAGGCTCTCAAGTCATAAACATTTGCTCTATATTATCACTTTGATtgtcaaaatgtaattttgtagTTGCAAAAAATTGTGAGGTCTACTCACCCACGACTTTGTGTGTCCTTCAACAGAAGATCACAGTTCAAGTCAATCTTACAGCGTATCCAACATCATTACAGTGTCTGCAATTGTGTTGCGTGGATTGTGTAGGCTGAGAGAAGCATGCAGCTCGGAAGGCAACcccacctctctctctcttgcactctctctctctcgctctccctctctcgctctctctttctcctgaAATATATACAGCATGAGCCGCCTGAAGCAAACCAAGAAGTTAGTTATATCCAGACTTTAATATTCTGACTGGGACTTTTACTTcattatatattaaaaaaaaaaaaaaaaaaagctttctgtgcgCTGTTTTAGAAGCGCTGTCCCACTTTGCAGCATAACGGATGGGTTTTTGTTACCATAGCAACATGACCCACTCAAATTTGTACAAGATTACCAACCAGAGCACGGAGGAGGAACTGACTCAAACTGTACGTCTAAACAATTACATTTCTTGCTTCTATGTATATCTCCATCAAGTctgacattttggaaaacatataGCATCTCAAGTGCTTACGTAAATTTAGATGACTGAATTGAGATTTGCATTATTCCATTTACTAACTaggatatgaaaaaaaatattagtaaCATTTTGAACAAATGATTAAATACTTATAACTCACATCAAGCTGATAAAGAGAGTGTAAATGAGATAAAGCAAGTCAAATccttaaacaaataaatgttccATTCGCTGCATTAACGTGACGGCATCCTTGACGCAGTCAAATCTGTTAGTCACTTGTCAGATGGTTCGGATGAGGTGTCATATCCTTTAAATACCACTGACTCGATTTTTGTGCCACATTTCTCGTCTCCAGTTGCCTTAGTGTTatgatatattatattatgaaTGATCATGCATTATAATTTAACGTGGTGCTGCAAAGCTGGagctgtgtgtgtataaatgtGTCACCTAATATTTTGTATACAAGCATGACCTAGACAACTCAAAATTGAACCAAATAAGAAGATCCAGCACACTGACTGTTTTATTAACAAACTTTAATCATTTAGACAATGCACAATTCATCAACTACCCTGATCAGCGTGCTCAGTTGAGTAAATTGGATTGcttaaatacatatttttctaaattcaCTATATTTGGTGTTATAAAAACAgacaatatatatttattgttaCAACCATTGATAGCAAACATATAAAAGTACTattgatgaaatatttttctcctttttaaaCTCAGCTCAGGATgacgatatttttttttttttcatggtgcATAGAATTCATACAGCTCATCACAgtctcaaaaaacaaacatttattacACAACCAGTGGCAACACAAGACAATTCATGCAGAGAGCATTAATTCACAGTTTTCCCCCATTTGATGCACATCAACTCTCGTCTCTTCTTCATGACagacattttattcatattcacCAAAACCAAAATCCAGAGAGGAGCAGTAATGGGACTCGTGACACCGAAGTGCATTTTGCTTCTCGtcaataaaaaatgacagatCAGGCAATGAAGGTGCTTTCAGTCGCTGACAGCACCAATGGAAAAAGGGTTTTAGGATTGCATTTAATATTCTAGTCAATTTACGTTGGTCAGTATGATGGTACTTGGagagtatttgttttgttttttctttggagGTACACATTGCAAAAACACTAGTTTAGATCATCCATCATTTGCCATCATATATATcacatatttgatttttttttaaaggctctgttataaataattttgcaagatgtttaaaaaataaacggTTCAGCTGACTTTCagtttctgaaaaaaaaatcacaccatTCTCTACATTTTCATACAAACCTTAACCtgctttggttttgtttggtttATTCTGTCTCACATGATCTCACACTGATatagaaatattttgttttctcactAGCGTGTCCTCTCCCAACAAACACAGAAAACTCAATTGTTGCTTGAACAATAAATTGTAAAACATAgagtttggattaaaaataaagctgGCTCAACCTTACATACTACATAGTGTATATTAGTGACAGGAGTTTCATTTGGCTTGCATCGAGAACCAAATGTTGAGAAATTGAGAAAAACATTCATATTGATGTTAGACAtaatttgtcttgttttggaaaaaaaaaagtaaaacaacacaaaggaaTTTATACTTAATTCAGAGTCATGTGCCTGGTGCACATCGAGATAGAGGACCGACCGATAAGTCCTAACAGTAAAGTAAATTGAGATTGTATAAAAGTTTGCGTTTTGAACACGGTCAAATCGTTGTTTGAAATTGTAGAAAATACGGTGCCGGTAAAACCTGCTACGACCGAGGACAGTCCTTGTCAGATGTCGCTACAAAAAGAGAAAGCTCAAATAATTAACTGAATGTTATGCCAAACAAACCATGCAGATTAGATAATCAAATGTACAATATGGTAAAGATTTGCTATATTTAAACCTTTTCTATTTtcagaaaagaggaaaaatccTGGGGTTGGATATATTTTCACGGAATAATTTAGTGGAATGTAATAATTTTCTTCCATCACTGTCCAGCATAGCAACACTTTGTAAGCCACTTTTGTCCTGTACTTTGGTCAGTGCCCGAAACAATAAAACCCGTCCTTAATACGCCCCGAATCAAATATGGGTatcaaaaagacaacaatacAGCTACACTAACACATCCACAGtaaatatgaatattaaaCTCaggaatattatttattataacgATTTGTTAGTCGGGCTGCAATTGTacctttttttccagtttgtaTTTCTCATTTTAGgatgagtaaaataaaatggaaaaccCAAAATAACACAAGGATTTTTGAGTGATAGCATCTACAGCAGTATTGGATAGTCATACATAATGATATTTAGTATTGCATCTGTAAATGTAGGCAAcggaaaataaattaaaatatacactgtacatcatttctttttcattttagggGGGGGAAGGCACCCTGAAACATTTTTCTGCGAGCTGAAAACAAACCAGTTGTAAAAATCTGAATTATGCTTAGACGTAATGGTTATTACTATTTT
It encodes:
- the LOC119138991 gene encoding palmdelphin-like, translating into MEINVEHDKRTGTSQVVSTATISPEKMQERGLKVYEDGRKSIYALNPDVDDEMTSKQVDELLRQATDENVARDLLYHQPVYSVAYSGSKPPNKAQVLPKGQMPSISSTQLTQEQVERNTPTQSLNEEEMIVSDDRIQSRSETLSPRICAKTAQDNKKPVNSPKQEPVVTVKVRSEEKPMPLQLVSTDKSRTLVPGHKVDSLLGKTKPVIKAESFASTNLFNNQTGELDSTPITMIFMGYENASDEDDTDFQAELVTVGCSDDEEEVDYIGTKNNGEILSYHPEGYKSKIFQPQVAKIYKCMSRDDNTNWNHFGLHRPTFIHKSGNKEQV